The Deinococcus sonorensis KR-87 genome includes a window with the following:
- a CDS encoding HD-GYP domain-containing protein — MSQSNDPVVPATLTTQQRDLDRTPLGQDPLLALQPSALFLLDDTGVVRRVGGAWQQVTGIAPADAVGQPLSSWLRLPNTLFPEGLFTVSGHCDEAILTGVSGARRVRVVWQRQGRQIAGHLEQHTLSARAAYEASVREQQAQEALDEALSCLGASLDAVHGAHVQRMSRYAIRLAEAAGLSAEEVRWVRWGASLHDVGKSRVPAEILWKQGPLTPTEFEVLLHHPSWGAQLVEELTFLPLPVREAILHHHERYDGQGYPAGLSADTIPLTARVVAIADVFDALTSVRSYKPAWSYQQAAEHLVQGAGRQFDPWLVRVFVLDVLHFESLRDQLDQPAG; from the coding sequence TTGTCCCAATCCAACGACCCGGTGGTGCCCGCCACGCTGACCACCCAGCAGCGAGACCTGGACCGTACACCGCTGGGCCAGGACCCGCTGCTGGCGCTTCAGCCGTCGGCGCTGTTCCTGCTGGACGACACGGGCGTGGTGCGCCGGGTGGGCGGAGCGTGGCAGCAGGTGACCGGCATTGCGCCGGCCGACGCGGTGGGACAGCCGCTCAGCAGCTGGCTGCGGCTGCCCAACACCCTCTTTCCGGAGGGGCTCTTCACGGTCAGCGGCCACTGTGACGAGGCGATCCTGACCGGCGTGAGCGGAGCGCGGCGGGTACGGGTGGTCTGGCAGCGGCAGGGCCGACAGATCGCCGGGCATCTAGAACAGCACACGCTGTCGGCCCGCGCGGCCTATGAGGCGTCGGTGCGCGAGCAGCAGGCGCAGGAGGCGCTGGACGAGGCGCTGTCCTGCCTGGGCGCCAGCCTGGACGCGGTCCACGGCGCGCACGTGCAGCGCATGAGCCGCTACGCCATCCGGCTGGCCGAGGCAGCCGGACTGTCGGCCGAGGAGGTGCGCTGGGTGCGCTGGGGCGCGTCGCTGCACGACGTGGGCAAGTCGCGGGTGCCGGCCGAGATCCTGTGGAAGCAGGGACCGCTCACCCCCACCGAGTTCGAGGTGCTGCTGCACCATCCGAGCTGGGGCGCGCAGCTGGTGGAGGAGCTGACCTTCCTGCCGCTCCCGGTGCGCGAGGCGATCCTGCACCATCACGAGCGCTATGACGGCCAGGGCTACCCGGCCGGCCTGAGCGCCGACACCATTCCGCTGACCGCCCGGGTGGTGGCCATCGCGGACGTGTTTGACGCCTTGACCAGCGTGCGCTCCTACAAGCCCGCCTGGAGCTACCAGCAGGCGGCCGAGCATCTGGTGCAGGGGGCAGGCCGGCAGTTCGACCCGTGGCTGGTGCGGGTGTTCGTGCTGGACGTGCTGCATTTTGAAAGTCTCCGGGACCAGCTGGACCAGCCGGCTGGCTGA
- a CDS encoding ABC transporter permease: MLSRAHLRRRRTQNLITVLGIAVGVMVLIAALSLTNGFSRSLIDATLRASPHLSLTRFVPAPRDTALEQALANDPRVLAFTPFLADKGLLTRPASSGRSAGVDFATLFGLTPDAARVLQLRPEESAVLRTLGPGEVMLGSSLAQSVGAFTGDTVRLLNSQQRRAELKVRGLFSTGNYLIDSAYAFTSLGTLQQIRQTQTITGYQMRLHDPALAPQVGRGLTERRSYTPLPWQSLYGTLLQQLDLQKRVIGFVVFLIVVVAAFGIANVLTLTVFEKTQEIAILRAIGATRGDITRLFVTEGLLLGLAGLLLGDLLGLGISAYFTVRPFQIPGDLYFISALPVEVRPLDVLWVNVVGLATTLLAALVPARRAANIEPARIIR, translated from the coding sequence ATGCTCAGCCGGGCACACCTGCGCCGCCGCCGCACCCAGAACCTGATCACGGTGCTGGGGATCGCGGTGGGCGTGATGGTGCTGATCGCCGCCCTGAGCCTCACCAACGGCTTCTCGCGTTCCCTGATTGACGCCACCCTGCGCGCCAGTCCGCACCTGAGCCTCACCCGCTTTGTTCCGGCGCCGCGCGACACCGCGCTGGAACAGGCGCTGGCCAATGACCCACGGGTGCTGGCCTTCACCCCCTTCCTGGCCGACAAGGGGCTGCTTACCCGGCCGGCCAGCAGTGGGCGCAGCGCCGGGGTGGACTTTGCCACGCTCTTCGGCCTGACGCCGGACGCGGCGCGAGTGCTGCAGCTCCGGCCGGAAGAATCAGCCGTTCTGCGCACCCTCGGCCCCGGCGAAGTGATGCTGGGCAGCAGCCTGGCCCAGAGCGTCGGCGCCTTCACCGGCGACACGGTGCGGCTGCTCAACAGCCAGCAGCGCCGCGCCGAACTGAAGGTGCGCGGCCTCTTCAGCACCGGCAACTACCTGATCGACTCGGCCTACGCCTTTACCAGCCTCGGCACCCTGCAGCAGATCCGGCAGACCCAGACCATCACCGGCTACCAGATGCGGCTGCACGACCCGGCACTGGCCCCACAGGTGGGCCGGGGGCTGACCGAGCGGCGCAGCTACACGCCGCTGCCGTGGCAGAGCCTGTACGGCACCCTGCTGCAACAGCTGGACCTGCAGAAACGCGTGATCGGCTTCGTGGTGTTCCTGATCGTGGTGGTGGCGGCCTTCGGCATCGCCAACGTGCTGACGCTGACGGTCTTTGAAAAGACCCAGGAGATCGCCATTCTGCGGGCCATCGGGGCCACACGCGGCGATATCACCCGGCTGTTCGTGACCGAGGGCCTGCTGCTGGGGCTGGCCGGGCTGCTGCTGGGCGACTTGCTGGGGCTGGGCATCAGCGCCTACTTCACCGTGCGCCCGTTCCAGATTCCCGGGGACCTGTACTTCATCAGCGCCCTGCCGGTGGAGGTGCGCCCGCTGGACGTGCTGTGGGTGAACGTGGTGGGGCTGGCTACCACGCTGCTGGCGGCCCTGGTACCGGCCCGCCGCGCCGCCAACATTGAACCGGCCCGCATTATCCGCTGA
- a CDS encoding peptidoglycan D,D-transpeptidase FtsI family protein, with product MLARSVGDRRVYPNGALAGQLLGMMGTERGLEGLENAYDAQLSAGQNVTLTIDPAIQAAAEDELKKGVLAHDAEYASLVALDVRTGKVLAAASYPPFDPNHWRDYNDAARRNRPFLDRFEPGSTIKGLVVAAALQEGLTSPGTLYDTPMSRRVGGRFGSTIHDAVPHPKALTTQQVLRYSSNVGMSHVVEHFPNERLRRYLTSYGFGQDVELTGLPSASGTLQPLRRWDDLVRTTNAFGQGMSSTTLQLAAAYNALANDGLYVSPQLVVGEPQGERREVISPQTARTIRTLLHNVIRDGIPTQAGIKGFDLAGKTGTAQVVIDGRYSSSIYDSTFAGFFPADRPRITLAVMVHGAKENYHGSMLAAPIYRDVAAAVLSKWAALPSPEHE from the coding sequence GTGCTGGCCCGCTCGGTGGGCGACCGGCGGGTGTACCCGAACGGCGCGCTGGCCGGGCAGCTGCTGGGCATGATGGGCACCGAGCGGGGCCTGGAGGGGCTGGAGAACGCCTATGATGCCCAGCTCTCGGCCGGGCAGAACGTCACGCTGACGATTGATCCGGCGATTCAGGCGGCGGCCGAGGATGAGCTGAAGAAGGGTGTGCTGGCCCACGACGCCGAGTACGCCTCGCTGGTGGCACTGGACGTGCGGACCGGCAAGGTGCTGGCGGCCGCCAGCTACCCGCCCTTCGATCCGAACCACTGGCGCGACTACAACGACGCGGCCCGGCGCAACCGGCCCTTCTTGGACCGCTTCGAGCCGGGGTCCACCATCAAGGGGCTGGTGGTGGCGGCTGCGCTGCAGGAAGGCCTGACCAGCCCTGGCACCCTCTACGACACCCCGATGTCGCGGCGCGTGGGCGGGCGGTTCGGGTCCACCATTCACGACGCGGTGCCGCACCCCAAGGCCCTGACCACCCAGCAGGTCCTGCGCTACAGCAGCAACGTGGGCATGTCGCATGTGGTGGAGCATTTTCCCAATGAGCGCCTGCGCCGCTACCTCACCAGCTACGGCTTCGGTCAGGATGTGGAGCTGACCGGCCTGCCGAGCGCCAGCGGCACGCTGCAGCCGCTGCGCCGCTGGGATGATCTGGTGCGCACCACCAACGCCTTCGGTCAGGGCATGAGCAGCACCACCCTGCAGCTGGCCGCGGCCTACAACGCGCTGGCCAACGACGGGCTGTACGTCTCGCCGCAGCTGGTGGTGGGTGAGCCGCAGGGGGAACGGCGCGAGGTGATCAGCCCTCAGACCGCCCGCACCATCCGCACGCTGCTGCACAACGTGATTCGTGACGGCATTCCCACCCAGGCGGGCATCAAGGGCTTTGATCTGGCCGGCAAGACTGGCACCGCCCAGGTGGTGATTGATGGCCGGTACAGCAGCAGCATCTACGACAGCACCTTTGCCGGCTTCTTCCCGGCTGACCGGCCGCGCATCACGCTGGCCGTGATGGTTCACGGCGCCAAGGAGAATTACCACGGTTCGATGCTGGCGGCTCCCATCTACCGCGATGTGGCGGCGGCGGTGCTGTCCAAGTGGGCCGCTCTGCCCAGCCCTGAACATGAATAA
- a CDS encoding cell division protein FtsL: MTAQLSASTWRARALRYILIYLLLACALVTLRFQTRDTYQQLRDIRQERTDLQRQRDELSVEVQGLTSEQRVRDWALANGMQTYAQAPKSVQVLPSVPLPADLPPHPPTPLRLRSPPDGNENPCPLQVHAGPRAAGVQHAGLGLCSAGMGSAAGGPARGAAGARQHRDRGGRGAGPLGGRPAGVPERRAGRAAAGHDGHRAGPGGAGERL, encoded by the coding sequence ATGACCGCGCAGCTCTCGGCCAGCACCTGGCGGGCGCGGGCGCTGCGCTACATCCTGATTTATCTGCTGCTGGCCTGCGCCCTGGTCACGCTGCGGTTTCAGACCCGCGACACCTACCAGCAGCTGCGCGACATCCGGCAGGAGCGCACCGATCTGCAGCGCCAGCGCGACGAGCTGAGCGTGGAGGTGCAGGGCCTGACCAGCGAACAACGCGTACGCGACTGGGCGCTGGCCAACGGCATGCAGACGTACGCCCAGGCCCCCAAATCGGTGCAGGTGCTGCCGTCGGTCCCGCTTCCCGCCGATCTTCCCCCCCACCCCCCCACCCCGCTCCGCTTGAGGTCACCACCCGATGGAAATGAAAATCCGTGCCCGCTCCAGGTTCATGCAGGTCCTCGCGCTGCTGGCGTTCAGCATGCTGGTCTGGGCCTATGCTCAGCTGGAATGGGGTCTGCCGCAGGGGGTCCGGCGCGCGGTGCTGCAGGTGCGCGGCAGCATCGTGACCGAGGGGGGCGCGGTGCTGGCCCGCTCGGTGGGCGACCGGCGGGTGTACCCGAACGGCGCGCTGGCCGGGCAGCTGCTGGGCATGATGGGCACCGAGCGGGGCCTGGAGGGGCTGGAGAACGCCTATGA
- the rsmH gene encoding 16S rRNA (cytosine(1402)-N(4))-methyltransferase RsmH — MTQPPTLTHLPVLAQEVLEALNPGPGKLYVDGTLGGGGHTRLLLKSGARVIGIDQDPYALSRVEAGELEDLQLVQGNYRDMEELLAPLGVTQVDGVLLDIGVSSFQLDDSQRGFSYHTEAPLDMRMSQSGDSAADVVNTLSDEELAAIIYEYGEERHSRRIARAIVAARDRAPIRTTTELAELIKRAYPGGHARGIHPARRTFQALRIHVNDELGALRDGLEAAHRLLAPGGRLAVISFHSLEDRIVKRWMKGQPDLEPLSKRPLTATPEEEERNPRSRSAKLRAAEKRPVQP, encoded by the coding sequence ATGACCCAGCCCCCCACCCTCACCCATCTGCCGGTCCTCGCTCAGGAGGTGCTGGAGGCCCTGAATCCCGGCCCCGGCAAGCTCTACGTGGACGGCACGCTGGGCGGGGGCGGCCACACCCGGCTGCTTCTGAAGAGCGGCGCGCGCGTGATCGGCATTGACCAGGACCCCTACGCGCTCAGCCGCGTGGAGGCCGGCGAACTGGAAGACCTGCAACTGGTGCAGGGCAACTACCGCGACATGGAGGAGCTGCTCGCTCCGCTGGGCGTGACGCAGGTGGACGGGGTGCTGCTGGACATCGGCGTGTCCAGCTTCCAGCTGGACGACAGCCAGCGCGGCTTCTCCTACCACACCGAGGCGCCGCTGGACATGCGGATGAGCCAGAGTGGCGACAGCGCGGCCGACGTGGTGAACACGCTCAGCGACGAGGAGCTGGCGGCCATCATTTACGAGTACGGCGAGGAGCGGCATTCGCGGCGCATCGCGCGGGCGATCGTGGCGGCCCGCGACCGTGCCCCGATCCGCACCACCACTGAACTGGCCGAGCTGATCAAGCGGGCGTATCCCGGCGGGCACGCGCGCGGCATCCATCCGGCCCGGCGCACCTTCCAGGCGCTGCGAATTCACGTCAACGACGAGCTGGGGGCGCTGCGGGACGGCCTGGAGGCGGCCCACCGGCTGCTGGCACCCGGAGGCCGGCTGGCGGTCATCAGCTTTCACAGCCTGGAAGACCGCATCGTGAAGCGCTGGATGAAGGGGCAGCCGGACCTGGAGCCGCTCAGCAAGCGCCCGCTGACCGCCACGCCCGAGGAAGAGGAGCGCAACCCGCGCTCGCGCAGCGCCAAGCTGCGCGCCGCCGAGAAACGGCCGGTGCAGCCATGA
- the mraZ gene encoding division/cell wall cluster transcriptional repressor MraZ, producing the protein MPFGEYPYSIDDKGRVVVPPAFREFVEDGMILTRGMEGCLYIFPLAAWKRVEEQLETLPLTDPGSRAFVRFFYSGASKSRLDNQSRVSVPQPLRTFADLNTEVVVAGAPGRLELWNPARWDAAIQAVQDDPPRPDLLANFIA; encoded by the coding sequence TTGCCGTTTGGTGAATATCCGTACTCGATCGATGACAAGGGCCGGGTGGTGGTGCCGCCCGCGTTCCGTGAATTTGTGGAAGACGGCATGATCCTGACGCGCGGCATGGAAGGCTGCCTGTACATCTTTCCGCTGGCGGCCTGGAAGCGGGTGGAGGAGCAGCTGGAAACGCTCCCGCTCACCGATCCGGGCAGCCGCGCCTTCGTCCGCTTCTTCTACAGCGGCGCTAGCAAGAGCCGGCTCGACAACCAGAGCCGCGTTTCGGTGCCGCAGCCGCTGCGGACGTTCGCCGACCTGAACACCGAGGTGGTGGTGGCCGGCGCCCCCGGGCGCCTGGAACTGTGGAACCCAGCCCGCTGGGACGCCGCCATTCAGGCCGTGCAGGACGACCCGCCCCGCCCCGATCTGCTGGCCAACTTCATCGCCTGA